Proteins from a single region of Desulfolutivibrio sulfoxidireducens:
- a CDS encoding SDR family oxidoreductase: protein MRELRLDTKAVAITGGLGRIGCAVAQCLCESGARVLILDRAEALGNAACPTPTEGEWETRALDVTDFADLDARLAALEKDFAPLDGWVNCAYPRTPDWGAPFEKTTPEHWLRNLELQMGASCLWAEAAARAMARRNRGSVVSLGSVYGSQAPDFAIYAGTDKTTPAVYSAVKGGIVAHARWLASYFGPRGVRVNAVCPGGVRHAQSEPFLGNFTSRTLLGRMAEPREVGAAVVFLLSDGAGYITGQALLVDGGMSVF, encoded by the coding sequence ATGCGGGAACTCAGGCTGGACACAAAGGCCGTGGCCATCACCGGGGGGCTGGGCCGAATAGGCTGCGCCGTGGCCCAGTGCCTGTGCGAATCCGGGGCCCGGGTCCTGATCCTCGACCGGGCCGAGGCCCTGGGGAACGCCGCGTGCCCGACGCCAACCGAGGGCGAGTGGGAGACCCGGGCCCTCGACGTGACCGACTTCGCGGACCTCGACGCCCGTCTGGCCGCCCTGGAAAAGGACTTCGCCCCCCTGGACGGATGGGTCAACTGCGCCTACCCCCGCACGCCGGACTGGGGCGCGCCCTTCGAGAAGACCACCCCGGAGCACTGGCTGCGGAATCTGGAGCTGCAGATGGGCGCAAGCTGCCTGTGGGCCGAGGCCGCGGCCAGGGCCATGGCCCGGCGCAACCGGGGCAGCGTGGTCAGCCTGGGCTCGGTCTACGGGTCACAGGCCCCGGACTTCGCCATCTACGCCGGCACGGACAAGACCACGCCGGCGGTGTACAGCGCGGTCAAGGGCGGGATCGTGGCCCACGCCAGATGGCTGGCAAGCTATTTCGGGCCAAGGGGCGTGCGCGTCAACGCGGTCTGCCCCGGCGGGGTCCGCCATGCCCAAAGCGAGCCTTTTCTGGGCAACTTCACCTCCCGCACGCTGCTCGGGCGCATGGCCGAACCCCGCGAGGTGGGCGCGGCCGTGGTGTTTCTGCTCTCCGACGGCGCCGGCTACATCACCGGGCAGGCCTTACTGGTGGACGGCGGCATGAGCGTTTTTTGA
- a CDS encoding LegC family aminotransferase, which produces MSFFPHGFAEAFLSRVASVVGGGEGVVPLHEPDLGEAERRSVLACLESTFVSTVGEHTPRFERLLADYVGCREAVGMVNGTAALHMCLLGAGVRPGDEVVLPSLSFVATANAVGYCGAVPHFADVEPQTLCLCPDRLRDHLRRHVDRRPDGAFNKETSRRVAALVPMHAFGHPAKLDDLRALCVEYGLALVEDAAQALGTRLDGRGVGAFGLCGALSFNGNKIITTGGGGAVLTDDPELAAWIRHTAATAKKPHPWKFSHDQPGFNYRLPNLNASLGIPQLRRIEELVAAKRRLAAAYAAAFADIAQCRFVAERPEARSNYWLCTVVLDPRGELGDRAEELRAEVLAAAHGRGLLLRPVWEPLHTLPMYRRCPKGDLGVTEFLAPRIVNLPSSSHLGRALPGDGTA; this is translated from the coding sequence ATGTCCTTTTTCCCGCACGGGTTTGCCGAGGCCTTCCTGTCGCGCGTCGCGTCCGTGGTCGGCGGGGGGGAAGGCGTGGTGCCCCTGCACGAGCCCGACCTGGGCGAGGCGGAACGGCGCAGCGTCCTTGCCTGCCTCGAGTCGACCTTCGTCTCCACCGTCGGCGAGCACACCCCGCGCTTCGAACGGCTCCTGGCCGACTACGTGGGCTGCCGCGAGGCCGTGGGCATGGTCAACGGCACGGCCGCCCTGCACATGTGCCTTCTGGGCGCGGGGGTACGGCCCGGCGACGAGGTCGTGCTGCCCTCGCTCAGCTTCGTGGCCACGGCCAACGCCGTGGGCTATTGCGGCGCCGTGCCCCATTTCGCCGACGTGGAACCCCAGACCCTCTGCCTGTGCCCGGACAGGCTGCGGGACCATCTGCGCCGCCACGTGGACAGGCGCCCGGACGGGGCCTTCAACAAGGAGACCTCGCGCCGCGTCGCCGCGCTCGTGCCCATGCACGCCTTCGGCCATCCCGCAAAACTCGACGACCTGCGCGCCCTGTGCGTCGAATACGGCCTGGCCCTGGTGGAGGACGCGGCCCAGGCCCTGGGCACACGCCTCGACGGACGCGGCGTCGGGGCCTTTGGTCTGTGCGGGGCCCTCAGCTTCAACGGCAACAAGATCATCACCACCGGGGGGGGCGGCGCGGTATTGACCGACGACCCGGAACTGGCGGCGTGGATCCGCCACACCGCCGCCACGGCCAAGAAACCGCACCCCTGGAAGTTCAGCCACGACCAGCCCGGCTTCAACTATCGCCTGCCCAACCTCAACGCGTCCCTGGGCATCCCGCAATTGCGGCGCATCGAGGAGCTGGTGGCGGCGAAAAGACGGCTGGCCGCGGCCTACGCCGCCGCGTTCGCCGACATCGCGCAATGCCGCTTCGTCGCGGAGCGTCCCGAGGCGCGCAGCAACTACTGGCTGTGCACCGTGGTGCTCGACCCTCGGGGGGAACTCGGCGACAGGGCCGAAGAGCTCCGCGCCGAGGTGCTCGCCGCCGCGCACGGACGCGGCCTTCTGCTGCGCCCGGTCTGGGAGCCCCTGCACACCCTGCCCATGTATCGCCGCTGCCCGAAGGGCGATCTGGGCGTCACCGAGTTTCTGGCCCCGCGCATCGTCAACCTCCCCAGCAGTTCCCATCTGGGTCGGGCCCTGCCCGGGGACGGGACCGCATGA